TAGGTGTTTTATGCAAAGCCATACAAAAACACCTACCTTTTTAGGTAACTGACAGCAAACAACATACCCCAACTACAACCCTAAAAAAACTTTAGTTTTATAGATTATAAAGGTCTTTTAACTAAAAAAGAATGTAATTTTTACACTGTATAAATTATTAAAAATAACAACTTATTAACAAAATACTTTTTTTGAATGCCTTACTTTTGTAATCATTAATTTTTATGAAAAATGATACAGAATTATGAAAGAAATTCAAAATAAGATGAAGAATTTACAATACATCCTTATCGTTTTCTTAATGCTATTTTCATCTAAAGAAATTTTAGCACAAAAAGATTCTATTGCTTTACAACGACAAGCAAGAAAGTTGTTAAGACAAGGAAATGAATTGTACAGTAAAAAGCAATTTACAGACGCCTCTGTTGCTTATCAAAAATCATTAAGTAACAACTCTAATTACGATAAAGCCTCTTATAATTTAGGGAATGCTTTTTATCAAAATAAAAATTTTAAAGAGGCTGTACCTCAATACGAATTAACTGCAAAAACGGCAAAAGATAAATTTACAAAGGCAGAAGCGTTTCATAATATCGGTAACGCTATGATGGAGCAAAAACAATATCAACCAGCGGTTGATGCCTATAAAAATTCTTTAAGAAATAATCCTAATGATGATGAAACTCGCTATAATTTAGCCGTTGCCCAGAAATTATTAGAGAAAGAAAATCAAGATAATAAAGACGACAAAAACAAGGATAATAAAGACAATAAGGATAAAAAAGATAAGGATAAGAAAGACAAAGACGATAAAAATAAAGACAAGGATAAAGACAAAAAAGACGGAGACGACAAGGACAAAAAAGACGACAAAGATAAAGATGGTAAGGGAGACAAGGATCAAAAGAAAAACCAAGATCCTAAAAAAGATGAGAAAAAAGAGCAACAAAAACCCAAACCTCAACAAGGAAAAATGTCTCCGCAACAAATAAAACAATTGCTAGAAAGCTTAAATAATGAGGAAAAGAAAACTCAGAAAAAAATGAATGCTAAAAAAGCAAAAGGTAAAAAAGTAAAACAAGAGAAAGATTGGTAAAAAAATCCCATCTTTACTTCTTCAAAAAAGAAGAAACTCAAACTTTAAGGACTATTTATAGTTGAGGAAAATATAGTTTAAAATAAAATAAGCGTGTTTCTCCCATTTTGGGAGATTTAGAGAAACGAATATGAAGTTGAAATTTTACATAACATTATTTATAAGTTTGCTTTCGCTTACAGGAGTTGCCCAAGAAGCAACCTTATTAGCAAAAGTGAGTAAAAATAAGTTGGGCGTAAACCAACGATTGCGAATTGAATTCTCAATAAACAAACAAGGTGGAGATGATTTTTCTCCTCCTAAATTTTCTAATTTCAAAGTTGTTGGCGGACCAAGCCAATCGGTAAGTCAATCTTGGATAAACGGAAAAGCTAGTTTTACACAGTCTTACTCGTACATTATTCAACCCAAAAGAAAAGGAGAATTAACTATTGGGCCAGCAAGCATTAAAATTGGTGGAAAAACAATAAAATCTGAACCCATAAAAATTATTGTTTCAGATGCTGTTGCTGTACCCAAAAACCCAAATGACCCTAATTATGTTGCACAACAAAACATACATTTGGTTGCAGAAATTTCTAAATCTAGCCCTTATGTAGGCGAAGGAATCTATGTAGAATATAGACTTTATGTAAGCGAAAATGTTAGTGTTTACGATACCAATGTTACAGAAGCACCACAATACAATGGTTTTTGGAATCAGGCTATTAAAATAGATGCGTACCCTGTAAAAATGGGAAAATATAATGGAGAAGATTACAGATACATTGTGCTTCAAAAAGCTTTATTAATACCTACAAAAACAGGAAAATTAGCAATAGATCCTATGAAAATGGATATTGTTATTGGTGTTCCTACAGGGAGAGCAGATTTTTTTGGAAACGTAATTACCAGAAATGTTAGAAAAGAATTTGCTTCCGTAAAAAAAACAATTACTCCTAAAAGTCTTCCTTTAAAAGGCAAACCTACAAATTATAATGGTGCTGTTGGAGATTTTAATTTTGATGTTTCTTTAAATAAAGATGTTTTAAAAGCAAATGAAAGTTCTCAAATTAAAGTAGCCGTTTCTGGAGAAGGAAATTTAAAATTATTTGAATTACCAGAAATTACAACTCCGGTTGAATTAGAAAAATATCAACCAGAAAGAAAAGAAAAAGTTAGAGTAAATTCTGGCGGAATTTCGGGTTCAGTATCCGATTTATACACCATTGTACCACAGTATAAAGGAAAATATAAAATTCCGAATGTTTCTTTCTCTTATTTTAATCCGAAGGAAGAAAAATACCACACTATTACAACCGATGATTTCTATGTAAACGTATTAGAAGGCAAAGAATTAAAACCAGTTACAGACACTAATACAGTTCAAAAACAAACCGTAACTTCTACAGGTAAAAACTTTAGATACATACAAACAAAAAGTAATTTAGAGCTTGTAGACACAAGTGATTTCTTTAAATCGAACTTGTTTTATATTTTATTATTATTACCTCTAATTACAATTCCGATTGGTATTTTTATTGCTAAAAAGAACGAAGAAAGAAGTAACGATCTTATTGGAAACAAACTTAGAAAAGCAGAAAGATTGGCTAAGAAATATTTATCTAAAGCACAAAAACAATTAGGTAAAAAAGAAGCTTTCTACGAAGCTTTAGAACGCGCATTACACAATTACTTAAAAGCAAAATTAGGTATTGAGACGGCAGATATCAGTAAAGAAAAAATTACTGAAATTTTAGAAAATAAAAAGATTGAAACAACCACAATTCATCAATTTATAGAAGTATTAAAACATTCTGATATGGCACGTTACTCTCAAATAACCAACACAGAAATGGAAGCTGAATTTGAAAGAGCTAAACAAGTTATTGTTGAATTAGATAAACAATTATAAAATGAAGAAACTATTTTTTTTATTGTTGATAATTGTCAACTCGGTTACTGCACAAAATGTAGATAGCTTATTTGTATCTGCAAATAATTTATATAAAAACGGTAAATTTAACGAAGCTATTGAGTTATATAAAAAAGTAGAATCGCAAAAATTAGTATCGTCAGAGTTGTATTATAATTTAGGTAATTCTTATTATAAACTTAACAAAGTAGGTCCATCTATCTATTATTATGAAAAAGCTTTAAAATTAAATCCTTTAAATGAAGATGTAAAAAACAATTTGGTTTTTGCAAAACGCTTAGCGCTAGATAATATTGAGGTATTACCAAAAACAGTTTTACAAAAGTTTTCTGTAAATTATTTACAAAAACTATCTTATAACCAGTGGGCAGTAGTAGTTATTGCATGCTCTATTTTAGGTAGTTTGTTATTTTTATTATTTTACTTTGCAGAAAGCCCTTCTAAAAAACGATTCTATTTTACAACAAGTAGCATTAGTTTTATACTTTTAATTGCTTCATTATTTATTACTTATAATCAATATCATTTTTCTATAAATAACAAAGAAGCCATTGTTTTTGCAGAGAAAACAGAAGTTAGAAATGCGCCAACATTAAATTCTGAAGAAGTTTTTACGTTACATGAAGGCACCAAAGTATTTGTTTTAGATGCAGTAGATAACTGGAAAAAGATTAAACTAGCAGATGGTAAATTAGGATGGATAATTGCTGACGAAATTAAAATAATAAGCGATTTTTAATGTTTAATTAACAAGTTTTTAAGATTTGCTTTGCTATTTTTGCAATTCAGGAAAAATAAAAAATATTTGAAAATTAAAATTGCAATCTTATTCGCTATACTTTTTGTAAGTGTTATTACAGCACCAACAATTATAAGTTTTGTTGATGAAAATCAAGATATTTCAATTTTCTTAAGTTTAAATGAAGAGGAAGAAGACAATTACGAGTCAGAAACTTTTAAAGAACTAAAAGTATATCCGCATTCCTCATTACAAGTATTTTTTAGAAAAATTGAAAGAAGAGAAATTGTACGTTTTACATCTAAAGACTACACCTCTTTGTTTCCTAAGATAACTACCCCACCACCTAAGTTTGTACTTTAACCTTCGTACAAAAAAAACAACAATTTATTTAACTTAACAAAAAAACTCTATTCTTATAAGAACGGAGTAAAAACACATTACATATGTTTAAAAACATTAAAAACGATTTACCTGCAAGTATTGTAGTGTTTTTCGTAGCATTACCTTTATGTTTAGGTATTGCTTTAGCAAGTGGGGCACCATTATTTTCTGGAGTTATTGCCGGTATTATTGGAGGTGTTATAGTAGGTAGCCTTAGTGGCTCTAAATTAGGTGTTAGTGGTCCTGCAGCAGGATTAGCAGCTATTGTATT
The nucleotide sequence above comes from Polaribacter butkevichii. Encoded proteins:
- a CDS encoding tetratricopeptide repeat protein; the encoded protein is MKEIQNKMKNLQYILIVFLMLFSSKEILAQKDSIALQRQARKLLRQGNELYSKKQFTDASVAYQKSLSNNSNYDKASYNLGNAFYQNKNFKEAVPQYELTAKTAKDKFTKAEAFHNIGNAMMEQKQYQPAVDAYKNSLRNNPNDDETRYNLAVAQKLLEKENQDNKDDKNKDNKDNKDKKDKDKKDKDDKNKDKDKDKKDGDDKDKKDDKDKDGKGDKDQKKNQDPKKDEKKEQQKPKPQQGKMSPQQIKQLLESLNNEEKKTQKKMNAKKAKGKKVKQEKDW
- a CDS encoding BatD family protein, translating into MKLKFYITLFISLLSLTGVAQEATLLAKVSKNKLGVNQRLRIEFSINKQGGDDFSPPKFSNFKVVGGPSQSVSQSWINGKASFTQSYSYIIQPKRKGELTIGPASIKIGGKTIKSEPIKIIVSDAVAVPKNPNDPNYVAQQNIHLVAEISKSSPYVGEGIYVEYRLYVSENVSVYDTNVTEAPQYNGFWNQAIKIDAYPVKMGKYNGEDYRYIVLQKALLIPTKTGKLAIDPMKMDIVIGVPTGRADFFGNVITRNVRKEFASVKKTITPKSLPLKGKPTNYNGAVGDFNFDVSLNKDVLKANESSQIKVAVSGEGNLKLFELPEITTPVELEKYQPERKEKVRVNSGGISGSVSDLYTIVPQYKGKYKIPNVSFSYFNPKEEKYHTITTDDFYVNVLEGKELKPVTDTNTVQKQTVTSTGKNFRYIQTKSNLELVDTSDFFKSNLFYILLLLPLITIPIGIFIAKKNEERSNDLIGNKLRKAERLAKKYLSKAQKQLGKKEAFYEALERALHNYLKAKLGIETADISKEKITEILENKKIETTTIHQFIEVLKHSDMARYSQITNTEMEAEFERAKQVIVELDKQL
- a CDS encoding SH3 domain-containing protein, with the protein product MKKLFFLLLIIVNSVTAQNVDSLFVSANNLYKNGKFNEAIELYKKVESQKLVSSELYYNLGNSYYKLNKVGPSIYYYEKALKLNPLNEDVKNNLVFAKRLALDNIEVLPKTVLQKFSVNYLQKLSYNQWAVVVIACSILGSLLFLLFYFAESPSKKRFYFTTSSISFILLIASLFITYNQYHFSINNKEAIVFAEKTEVRNAPTLNSEEVFTLHEGTKVFVLDAVDNWKKIKLADGKLGWIIADEIKIISDF